One part of the Mariniflexile litorale genome encodes these proteins:
- the dprA gene encoding DNA-processing protein DprA: MIENDLLYTLALQHVPNIGDITAKRLINHCGSAEAVLKEKKQNLLKIDGIGSVILGDLFKPHHLKEAEKEISFIKENEIKVLHFEASNYPEKLKHCIDGPILLFQSGNINLKEQRIISIVGSRKITTNGIAFCEELVEKLAIYNPIIVSGFAYGTDITAHKAALKHNLQTIGCLAHGLNQIYPAGHKKYMVDVEKHGGFFTDFWSTDTFDRNNFLKRNRVIAGLSEATIVIESAEKGGSLVTADIANSYNRDVFAVPGRINDLQSAGCNNLIKYQKAHMLTTALDVPYILNWKLEEESKPAIQKQLFVELDATEKIIYKHLKDNERQQLDMIAINCNLPIFKVASALLNMELKGVVRPLPGKLFEVI; this comes from the coding sequence ATGATCGAAAATGATTTGCTATATACTTTAGCGCTGCAACATGTGCCAAATATAGGAGATATAACGGCTAAGCGACTTATTAATCATTGTGGTTCTGCGGAAGCTGTATTAAAAGAGAAGAAACAAAATCTACTTAAAATAGATGGTATTGGGAGTGTTATTTTAGGCGATTTGTTTAAACCCCATCATTTAAAGGAAGCAGAAAAGGAAATTTCTTTTATTAAAGAAAATGAGATTAAGGTTTTACATTTTGAAGCAAGCAATTATCCCGAAAAACTAAAACATTGTATTGATGGTCCTATTTTGTTATTTCAATCGGGGAATATTAATTTAAAGGAACAACGTATTATTAGTATTGTGGGTTCTAGAAAAATTACGACTAATGGTATTGCTTTTTGCGAAGAATTGGTAGAAAAACTCGCTATTTATAACCCGATTATTGTTTCTGGGTTTGCTTATGGAACCGATATTACGGCGCATAAGGCAGCCTTAAAGCATAATTTACAAACTATAGGTTGTTTAGCGCACGGACTTAATCAAATTTACCCAGCTGGACATAAAAAGTATATGGTTGATGTAGAGAAGCATGGTGGTTTTTTTACAGATTTTTGGAGTACCGATACATTTGATAGAAACAATTTCTTGAAACGCAACCGAGTCATTGCCGGGTTAAGCGAAGCAACAATTGTTATTGAATCAGCCGAAAAAGGTGGTAGCTTGGTCACCGCCGATATTGCCAATTCATATAACCGCGATGTGTTTGCTGTACCAGGTCGAATTAATGATTTACAAAGTGCCGGCTGCAATAACTTAATAAAATACCAAAAAGCGCATATGCTTACTACAGCTTTAGATGTGCCCTATATTTTAAATTGGAAATTAGAGGAAGAAAGTAAACCAGCTATTCAAAAACAATTATTTGTTGAATTGGACGCTACTGAAAAAATAATTTATAAGCATTTAAAAGACAATGAAAGGCAACAGCTGGACATGATTGCAATCAATTGCAATTTACCAATTTTTAAAGTAGCCAGTGCATTATTGAATATGGAATTGAAAGGCGTTGTTCGTCCGTTACCGGGAAAGTTATTTGAGGTTATTTAG
- a CDS encoding SPOR domain-containing protein: MQLETYISDLLYRYECVTIPEFGAFLTQRTSATLDDATNSFYPPKKMVSFNEQIQKNDGLLTHYIADLEKIPYEVASEKIAKRVNSIKSYLTQGETVTFKNIGDITFNVEGKILFEPIYQLNYLTDSFGLSQLVSPKVSREVYKEEVEAIEKVIPLTITPEKRKAKPYFKYAAVALIALTLGGLVSSRYYIEQIEKHNQIAQEKAFQQLDAKIEQATFNLNPLPAITLNVTKQSGNYHVIAGAFRVEDNCELIISQLKAQGFNARTIGVNKYGLHEVVYGSYETAEEALQILHSIRKTHNEDAWLLVKDLDLVN, encoded by the coding sequence ATGCAATTAGAAACCTACATAAGCGATTTACTCTATAGATATGAGTGTGTTACCATTCCTGAGTTTGGTGCATTTTTAACACAACGTACATCTGCAACGCTTGATGATGCTACAAATAGCTTTTATCCACCAAAAAAAATGGTGTCATTTAACGAGCAAATTCAAAAAAACGATGGCTTGTTGACACATTATATTGCCGATCTGGAGAAAATTCCTTACGAAGTTGCTAGTGAAAAAATTGCAAAACGTGTTAATAGTATAAAATCGTATTTAACACAAGGTGAAACCGTTACTTTTAAAAATATTGGTGATATTACTTTTAATGTTGAAGGTAAAATTTTATTTGAACCTATTTATCAACTCAATTATTTAACCGATTCTTTTGGTTTATCGCAATTAGTATCTCCAAAAGTTTCTCGTGAAGTTTATAAAGAAGAAGTTGAAGCTATTGAAAAAGTAATTCCACTAACAATTACTCCTGAAAAACGTAAAGCTAAACCGTATTTTAAATACGCTGCTGTCGCTTTAATAGCACTAACTTTAGGCGGATTGGTATCATCTAGATATTATATAGAACAAATTGAGAAACACAATCAAATAGCTCAGGAAAAAGCATTCCAACAACTAGATGCTAAAATAGAGCAAGCTACTTTTAACTTAAATCCGCTTCCTGCCATTACTTTAAATGTTACTAAACAATCTGGTAATTACCACGTGATTGCTGGTGCTTTTAGGGTTGAAGACAACTGCGAATTAATTATTAGTCAATTAAAAGCGCAAGGCTTTAATGCCAGAACCATTGGTGTAAACAAATATGGTTTACACGAAGTAGTATATGGTAGTTATGAAACCGCAGAAGAAGCTTTACAAATATTGCATAGTATTAGAAAAACCCACAACGAAGATGCTTGGTTGTTGGTTAAAGATCTAGACTTAGTTAACTAA
- a CDS encoding peptidase domain-containing ABC transporter — MAKTTIKQHDITDCGAACLASIAAHYNLQIPIARIRQYAGTDKKGTNVLGLLEAAQKLGFEAKGVRGDFDSLFKIPKPAIAHIIVKERLHHFVVIYEVTKTHITIMDPGTGKLHKKTHEEFTKEWTGVLVLLMPQEDFVAGNEKVSIYKRFWFLLKPHKFVLIQALVGAMVYTLLGFSTSIYIQKLTDFVLVGGNTKLLNLLGVIMVCLLVLQVIIGIFKDVFLIKTGQQIDARLILGYYKHLLKLPQQFFDTMRVGEIISRINDAVKIRAFINGVSLSLTVNFLILIFSFGLMFFYYWKLALIMLLVIPLYALIYYITNRLNKKTERTIMERSADLESQLVESLNSVGTIKRFGLESFANIKTETRFISLLNIGYKSALNSVFSGTSSGFIAQLFTIILLWSGSYFVIEREITAGELLSFYAIVGYFTGPVTSLIGANKQIQNALIAADRLFEIMDLEREESENKIILSREKLGDITFKNVKFRYGTRVEVFKDFSLTIPKGKITAIVGESGSGKSTLMSLLQNIYPIQKGQISIGDLDLNYIDTESLRELVSVVPQKIDLFAGNVIENIAVGEFAPNMEKIIEICKAIGILEFIEALPNGFGTYLGENGASLSGGQKQRIAIARALYKEPEMLVLDEATSSLDSKSENYIQKTINNLREKEKTIIIIAHRLSTVINADLIVVLDKGKVLEQGSHKELYSKKEHYYNLWQQQMPTVS, encoded by the coding sequence ATGGCAAAAACAACCATAAAACAACATGATATTACAGATTGTGGCGCAGCCTGTTTAGCATCCATAGCTGCACACTACAACTTACAAATACCTATTGCACGTATTCGTCAATACGCTGGCACAGATAAAAAAGGCACCAACGTTTTAGGGCTGCTAGAAGCGGCACAAAAACTGGGTTTTGAAGCCAAAGGTGTTCGTGGTGATTTTGATAGTTTATTTAAAATACCAAAACCCGCCATAGCTCACATTATTGTAAAAGAACGGTTGCACCACTTTGTAGTTATTTATGAGGTTACAAAAACCCATATAACCATTATGGATCCTGGTACTGGTAAACTCCATAAAAAAACTCACGAAGAATTTACCAAAGAATGGACAGGCGTTTTAGTACTATTAATGCCTCAAGAGGATTTTGTGGCTGGTAATGAAAAAGTATCTATTTATAAACGGTTTTGGTTTTTATTAAAACCCCACAAATTTGTTTTAATACAAGCGTTAGTTGGTGCTATGGTTTATACTTTGTTGGGCTTTTCAACTTCTATTTACATACAAAAATTGACCGATTTTGTTTTAGTTGGTGGTAACACAAAACTATTAAACCTTTTAGGCGTAATAATGGTTTGCTTATTAGTACTACAAGTTATAATAGGCATTTTTAAAGATGTATTTTTAATAAAAACGGGGCAACAAATTGATGCGCGCCTCATTTTAGGCTATTATAAACATTTGCTAAAACTCCCGCAACAGTTTTTTGATACCATGCGTGTGGGTGAAATTATCTCTAGAATTAACGATGCCGTTAAAATTCGTGCGTTTATAAATGGTGTATCGTTAAGTTTAACCGTAAACTTTTTAATTCTTATATTTTCGTTTGGATTGATGTTTTTCTATTATTGGAAATTGGCTTTAATTATGTTATTGGTTATTCCACTTTATGCACTTATTTATTATATTACTAATAGACTAAACAAAAAAACTGAGCGTACTATTATGGAGCGTAGTGCCGATTTAGAAAGTCAGTTGGTAGAATCGTTAAACTCTGTTGGTACTATTAAGCGTTTTGGCTTAGAAAGTTTTGCGAATATTAAAACAGAAACACGTTTTATAAGTTTATTAAATATAGGCTATAAATCGGCTTTAAACTCGGTATTTTCAGGTACGAGTTCTGGGTTTATTGCACAACTTTTTACCATTATACTATTATGGAGTGGTTCTTATTTTGTTATTGAACGTGAAATAACTGCTGGAGAACTTTTATCGTTTTATGCTATTGTTGGTTATTTCACTGGGCCTGTTACTAGTTTAATAGGTGCTAATAAGCAAATACAAAATGCACTAATTGCTGCCGACCGTTTATTTGAAATCATGGATTTAGAGCGCGAAGAGTCAGAAAATAAAATTATACTTTCACGTGAAAAACTCGGCGACATCACATTTAAAAATGTGAAATTTAGATATGGAACACGGGTTGAAGTTTTTAAAGATTTTAGTTTAACAATTCCAAAGGGAAAAATTACCGCTATTGTTGGAGAAAGTGGTTCGGGGAAATCAACTTTAATGTCCTTATTACAGAATATTTACCCTATACAAAAAGGACAGATTAGTATAGGCGATTTAGATTTGAATTATATTGATACAGAAAGCTTGCGAGAACTGGTAAGTGTGGTGCCTCAAAAAATTGATTTGTTTGCAGGCAACGTTATCGAAAATATTGCAGTTGGAGAATTTGCTCCAAACATGGAAAAAATAATAGAAATATGTAAGGCTATTGGCATTTTAGAATTTATAGAAGCTTTACCAAATGGATTTGGAACGTATTTAGGCGAAAATGGCGCGTCGCTTTCTGGAGGACAAAAACAACGTATTGCGATTGCAAGAGCGTTGTATAAAGAGCCTGAAATGTTGGTTTTAGATGAAGCAACTTCTTCTTTAGATAGTAAATCTGAAAACTATATTCAAAAAACAATTAATAATTTACGAGAAAAAGAAAAAACGATTATTATCATCGCTCACCGATTAAGTACTGTTATAAATGCTGATTTAATCGTAGTTTTAGATAAAGGTAAAGTTTTAGAACAAGGTTCACATAAAGAATTATATTCTAAAAAAGAACACTATTATAATTTATGGCAACAGCAAATGCCAACAGTTAGTTAA
- a CDS encoding HTH domain-containing protein codes for MKNLKNLERLQQLHQRISQENTGAPKELADYMNISERSLYKLMEQLKDLTAPISYNRLTNTYYYDGDFELQVNISVTALSNNEIIQVFGGSYFLKKNTLLQGLCSERFYIS; via the coding sequence ATGAAAAACCTAAAAAACTTAGAACGCTTACAACAATTACACCAACGTATTTCTCAAGAAAATACTGGAGCTCCAAAGGAGTTGGCGGATTATATGAATATTAGTGAGCGGTCACTTTATAAACTTATGGAACAATTAAAAGATTTAACAGCACCTATTTCATATAATCGTTTAACTAATACTTATTATTACGATGGGGACTTTGAATTGCAAGTAAACATCTCGGTAACCGCTTTAAGTAATAACGAGATTATACAAGTGTTTGGTGGCAGTTATTTTTTAAAGAAAAACACCTTACTGCAAGGTTTGTGCAGTGAACGCTTTTACATTAGCTAA
- a CDS encoding HlyD family efflux transporter periplasmic adaptor subunit — protein MKQIFPKEIIDNTIEVHQFNHSSKSKVIYSFILSSVLIMLVLLPFIKVDIYTSARGIIKPDKERLSVTSLNSGKIISAHLKNNRLVHIGDTLLVLDNTIINEKLKLSAQQIQDLSLFIEDLTYLVENKYVSLNQIQSPKYTKEYLLYQQKMHELQTRFKKLKQDYDRNTLLYKKEVIAKVEFENSKFEYDLAISNINQLKQQQRNTWQASLTEYKNSLLEFESKELQLQDNKSQYLVTAPITGILINAMSVEKGSFLSSGQPFVDISPNTSLLVECFINPQDIGLLKVNNPVNFQIDAYNYNQWGLASGNITDIGKDIEFIENTSVFKVQCHINQKTLKLKNGFEGELKKGMTLNAQFKLAERTLFDLLYDKVDDWVNPSQKEIVSIN, from the coding sequence ATGAAACAAATATTCCCCAAAGAGATTATTGACAATACCATAGAAGTCCATCAATTTAACCACAGTTCTAAAAGTAAAGTAATATATAGCTTTATATTATCATCGGTGCTTATTATGCTTGTTTTATTACCTTTTATTAAAGTAGATATTTACACTTCGGCAAGGGGTATTATAAAACCAGATAAAGAACGTCTATCTGTAACGTCATTAAATTCTGGAAAAATAATTTCGGCTCATTTAAAGAACAATAGATTGGTACATATAGGCGACACTTTGTTGGTGTTAGACAATACCATTATAAATGAAAAACTAAAACTATCTGCACAACAAATACAAGACTTAAGCCTGTTTATTGAAGATTTAACTTATTTAGTAGAAAACAAATATGTTAGCTTAAACCAAATACAATCACCTAAGTACACAAAAGAATATTTATTGTATCAGCAAAAAATGCATGAACTACAAACCCGATTTAAAAAATTAAAACAAGACTACGATAGAAATACATTGCTTTATAAAAAAGAAGTGATTGCTAAAGTAGAGTTTGAAAACTCAAAATTTGAATATGATTTAGCAATAAGTAATATCAATCAATTAAAGCAGCAGCAGCGTAATACGTGGCAAGCAAGCTTAACAGAATACAAAAATAGTCTATTAGAATTTGAAAGCAAAGAACTACAATTACAAGATAATAAATCACAATACCTAGTAACAGCTCCCATAACAGGTATATTAATTAACGCCATGAGTGTAGAAAAAGGTAGTTTTTTAAGTTCGGGGCAACCCTTTGTAGATATTTCCCCCAACACAAGTTTATTGGTAGAATGTTTTATAAATCCGCAAGATATTGGGTTATTAAAAGTAAATAATCCAGTCAACTTTCAAATAGATGCGTATAACTATAACCAATGGGGTTTGGCAAGTGGCAATATTACAGATATAGGAAAAGATATTGAGTTTATAGAAAACACATCGGTATTTAAAGTGCAGTGCCATATTAACCAAAAAACATTAAAACTTAAAAACGGGTTTGAAGGCGAATTAAAAAAAGGGATGACACTTAACGCTCAATTTAAATTGGCAGAACGCACTCTTTTTGATTTGTTGTACGATAAAGTAGACGATTGGGTAAACCCAAGCCAAAAAGAAATTGTAAGTATTAATTAA
- a CDS encoding acyl-CoA thioesterase, whose amino-acid sequence MQAKTPEQSKTILTDMVLPGETNALNNLFGGELLARMDRAASIAARRHSRYIVVTASVNHVAFNKAVPLGSVVTVEAKVSRAFKTSMEVFIDVWIEDQISGERTKANEGIYTFVAVDDTGKPVLVPQVFPETELEKQRFEAALRRKQLSLLLSGKIKPSEATELKALFE is encoded by the coding sequence ATGCAAGCTAAAACACCCGAACAATCTAAAACGATTCTTACCGATATGGTTTTGCCTGGTGAAACCAATGCGCTAAACAACCTATTTGGTGGTGAATTATTGGCACGTATGGATAGAGCTGCCAGTATTGCTGCAAGACGCCATTCTAGATATATTGTAGTAACCGCCTCAGTAAATCATGTCGCTTTTAATAAAGCCGTGCCCTTAGGTAGTGTGGTAACTGTTGAAGCTAAAGTATCCCGTGCTTTTAAAACCTCAATGGAAGTGTTTATAGATGTTTGGATTGAAGACCAAATATCAGGTGAAAGAACAAAAGCCAACGAAGGTATTTATACATTTGTGGCGGTTGATGATACTGGGAAGCCTGTATTAGTACCTCAAGTATTTCCTGAAACAGAATTAGAAAAACAACGTTTTGAAGCTGCTCTAAGACGTAAACAATTAAGTTTATTGCTCTCTGGGAAAATAAAACCCAGTGAAGCTACTGAACTAAAGGCTTTATTTGAATAA